Proteins encoded within one genomic window of Solea senegalensis isolate Sse05_10M linkage group LG11, IFAPA_SoseM_1, whole genome shotgun sequence:
- the lhfpl4b gene encoding LHFPL tetraspan subfamily member 3 protein, with translation MSMSPALSDLSHLYQTEFVRSARAVGVLWAVCTLCLAIIQVVVLVQPSWVGTTDPRHQGAHSGTMGLFEVCVESDWPVPDCRGGLSSLSPLPSFQSVAVLVGVSLWTVWTSVLCLCLFRFCSAATVYKICGWLQLTAGFCLALACLLFPDSWDGPEMRSLCGDSVSSFSPGSCSVHWAFILAILGVLDAAILATLAFVLANRQDALLPPDTKEVTTGLLMSV, from the exons atGTCGATGTCGCCCGCCCTCAGTGACCTGTCTCACCTCTATCAGACGGAGTTTGTCCGCAGCGCCCGGGCCGTCGGTGTCCTCTGGGCCGTGTGCACACTCTGCCTCGCCATCATCCAGGTGGTGGTTCTGGTGCAGCCGTCCTGGGTCGGCACCACGGACCCCAGGCACCAGGGGGCGCACAGTGGCACCATGGGACTGTTTGAG gtgtgtgtAGAGTCAGACTGGCCGGTCCCAGACTGTCGTGGTGGTCTGTCCAGTCTATCTCCTCTCCCGTCCTTCCAGTCAGTAGCCGTGTTGGTGGGCGTGTCCCTGTGGACAGTGTGGACcagtgtcctctgtctctgtctcttcagGTTCTGCAGCGCTGCCACTGTGTACAAGATCTGTGGCTGGCTGCAGCTGACCGCAG gctTCTGTCTGGCGTTGGCGTGTCTTCTGTTTCCAGACTCGTGGGACGGTCCAGAGATGAGGTCCCTGTGTGGAGATTCA GTGAGCAGCTTCTCTCCAGGTTCCTGCTCCGTCCACTGGGCATTCATCCTCGCCATCCTGGGCGTGCTGGACGCCGCCATCTTAGCCACGTTAGCGTTTGTTCTCGCTAACAGGCAGGATGCGCTGCTGCCACCGGACACCAAGGAAG tgaCCACTGGTCTGCTGATGTCAGTGTGA
- the hdac6 gene encoding histone deacetylase 6: MQSGPDRPGSGLKSVRRSPRLSPESSAGLGKELRKGGSSLQEVKRKGRMERSREEELNNSLKKLDLSCRSAVDGTGLVFSDIFTHHKNLWAQVHWCVFDVVVVVVVVDVDSHVESPDRVTSIMKELQTQELLSLCVTVKPREATEEELLLVHTKQYVDVMRSTQTMSESELHTLSDKYDSVYLHPESFQVCVLAVGSVLQLVDQVMTSELRNGFAVIRPPGHHAQTSEANGYCIFNNVAIAARYAQNTHSVKRVLIVDWDVHHGQGIQYEFQDDPSVLYFSVHRYEQASFWPHLLESAGGFVGSGQGEGRTMNVAWDKTQMKDADYITAFQQLLLPVAYEFQPQLVLVSAGFDAIVGDEKGQMCVTPQCFHVLTHMLMSLAEGRLVLALEGGYNLQSTAEGAAACVSALLGGACPPLTPPTAPSFSALKSISESVSALCPHWTCLQLLEGVPLADMAVIRATTNDERFQHSGAASSVATTTGLVYDERMMEHLNMWDRHHPEQPQRIAHIYARHQALGLVHRCTRIPARLATKEELTMCHSERLVQLISSSSLMKNRDLHRLSEEFNSIFINNQSFSCAQLAVGGCFAAVDAIMSGEVSNGVAIVRPPGHHAETDSACGFCFFNTAALAARHAQKISHPAPLRVLILDWDVHHGNGTQHMFEDDDSVLYISLHRYDNGTFFPSSEDAAPNQVGVGKGLGFNVNVAWSGGRMSDSDYLAAFHHVVMPIATEFNPALVLVSAGFDAARGDPLGGYHVTPEGYAHLTHLLMSLAGGRVLLILEGGYNLTSISDSMAMCTSVLLGDTPPALVMPLPPPHHSAVAVINEVIRHHAPYWRSLRINIPASVRVSLPTPKHHGRRSSKGKSRKSEQSKEDKCPASPRGRGDMEEVDTLDQLAQGLASLDISLSSANHSPATSTPVGGARAKVHQIQEEIICEGEQKAESSEGKCDQSQSESQTQMVAATPDSVTFGDEATGGMGAELEVEGACGWSKPQMSLELACGGQSPLYVVDPLPWCPHLDAVKPLPPSGINILLPCQDCDSVAENWICLTCYQVFCGRYVNEHMLTHGCVSEHPVVLSFSDLSAWCYQCESYVHHQILFEAKNSAHLAKFGEEVPPWS, translated from the exons tggtgtgtgtttgatgtcgttgttgttgttgttgttgttgatgttgacaGTCATGTGGAGAGTCCAGACAGAGTGACGTCCATCATGAAGGAGCTGCAGACTCAGGagcttctgtctctctgtgtcacagtgaag cCCAGAGAAGCAACAGAAGAAGAGCTGCTCCTCGTCCACAC GAAACAGTATGTGGACGTGATGAGGTCGACTCAGACGATGTCAGAGAGTGAACTACACACACTGTCTGACAAATATGACTCTGTGTATCTGCATCCT gagtccttccaggtgtgtgtgttggctgtaGGTTCAGTCCTCCAGCTGGTCGATCAGGTGATGACCTCTGAACTCAGAAATGGATTTGCTGTCATCAG accTCCAGGTCACCACGCTCAGACCAGCGAGGCAAACGGCTACTGCATCTTCAACAACGTGGCGATTGCTGCGCGATATGCTCAGAACACACACTCTGTTAaaag agtgttgATAGTGGACTGGGACGTCCATCATGGTCAGGGGATCCAGTACGAGTTCCAGGACGACCCCAG TGTCCTGTACTTCAGTGTCCACAGGTACGAGCAGGCGTCCTTCTGGCCTCACCTGCTGGAGTCTGCTGGTGGGTTTGTGGGCAGTGGACAAGGCGAGGGGCGGACCATGAACGTGGCCTGGGACAAG ACGCAGATGAAAGATGCTGATTACATCACTGCTTTTCAACAACTGCTTTTGCCTGTAGCCTACGAg tttcaGCCTCAGCTGGTTCTGGTCTCTGCTGGATTTGATGCTATTGTTGGAGACGAGAAG gggcaGATGTGTGTGACTCCTCAGTGTTTCCATGTTCTCACTCACATGTTGATGAGTTTGGCTGAAGGCCGACTTGTTCTCGCTCTCGAg ggaggtTATAACCTGCAGTCcacagcagagggcgctgcaGCCTGTGTCAGTGCTCTGCTGGGAGGAGCCTGTCCTCCTCTGACTCCGCCCACGGCTCCATCTTTCAG TGCACTGAAGTCCATCAGTGAGagtgtctctgctctgtgtccacactggACATGTCTGCAGCTGctag AAGGCGTCCCATTGGCTGATATGGCCGTCATCAGAGCAACAACCAATGACGAGCGCTTTCAGCACAGTGGGGCCGCCTCCTCTGTTGCCACGACGACAGGACTGGTTTACGACGAGCGTATGATGGAGCACCTGAACATGTGGGACAG ACATCATCCAGAGCAGCCGCAGAGAATCGCCCACATCTACGCCAGACACCAGGCGCTCGGACTGGTCCACCGCTGCACACGTATCCCAGCACGCCTCGCGACGAAGGAGGAGCTCACCATGTGTCACAG TGAGCGTCTGGTCCAGCTGATCAGCTCCTCTTCACTGATGAAGAACAGAGATCTTCACAGACTCAGTGAAGAGTTTAACTCTATCTTCATCAACAACCAGAGCTTCAGTTGTGCTCAGCTCGCTGTCGGAGGCTGCTTTGCCGCCGTGGATGCCATCATGAGCGGAGAG GTGAGTAACGGCGTGGCGATTGTCCGGCCCCCCGGTCATCACGCAGAGACAGACTCCGCCTGTGGATTCTGCTTCTTCAACACAGCAGCCCTCGCTGCTCGCCACGCCCAGAAAATCTCCCATCCTGCACCTCTCCGAGTCCTCATCCTCGACTGGGACGTTCACCACGGCAACGGGACACAGCACATGTTTGAGGACGAtgacag TGTCCTGTACATCTCCCTCCATCGCTATGACAACGGGACGTTCTTCCCGTCCTCTGAAGACGCCGCCCCCAACCAGGTGGGTGTGGGAAAAGGTTTGGGCTTCAACGTGAATGTGGCGTGGAGCGGAGGACGGATGAGCGACTCTGATTACCTCGCTGCTTTTCATCATGTGGTCATGCCGATTGCCAccgag TTTAACCCCGCCCTTGTTCTGGTGTCAGCCGGCTTTGATGCGGCTCGTGGTGATCCTCTGGGTGGATATCATGTGACCCCTGAGGGATACGCCCACCTCACACACCTCCTGATGTCATTGGCTGGGGGACGTGTCCTGCTCATCctggag GGAGGTTACAACTTGACCTCCATCTCTGACTCCATGGCGATGTGTACCAGCGTGTTGCTAGGAGACACGCCCCCAGCCCTGGTTatgcccctcccccctcctcatCACAGCGCCGTGGCAGTGATCAACGAAGTCATCCGACACCACGCCCCCTACTGGAGGTCACTGAGGATCAACA tCCCAGCATCTGTGCGGGTGTCTCTGCCCACCCCAAAGCATCATGGGAGACGTAGTTCTAAAGGAAAAAGCAGGAAATCTGAGCAGAGTAAAGAAGACAAGTGTCCAGCATCCCCACGAGGACGAGGGGACATGGAGGAAGTGGACACGCTGGACCAACTAGCTCAGGGATTGGCGAGTTTGGACATCAGTCTGtcctcagccaatcacagtccTGCTACGTCCACTCCAGTAGGTGGGGCCAGAGCGAAGGTCCACCAGATACAGGAGGAGATCATCTGTGAAGGTGAACAGAAGGCGGAGTCTAGTGAGGGCAAATGTGAtcagagccaatcagagagtCAG ACGCAGATGGTCGCTGCGACACCAGACTCAGTCACCTTTGGAGACGAGGCTACTGGTGGAATGGGGGCGGAGCTAGAGGTAGAGGGAGCATGCGGTTGGTCAAAACCTCAGATGTCTCTGGAGTTGGCTTGTGGAGGACAG tctcCTCTGTACGTGGTCGACCCCCTCCCCTGGTGTCCTCACCTGGATGCAGTTAAGCCCCTCCCACCCTCAGGTATAAACATCCTCCTGCCGTGTCAGGACTGTGACTCTGTGGCTGAGAACTGGATCTGTCTCACCTGCTACCAG gtgtTCTGTGGCCGCTACGTTAATGAGCACATGCTAACTCATGGTTGTGTGAGTGAACACCCTGTGGTGCTGAGCTTCTCTGACCTGTCTGCGTGGTGTTACCAGTGTGAGTCGTACGTCCACCACCAG ATTCTGTTTGAAGCTAAAAACTCTGCTCACCTCGCAAAGTTTGGAGAGGAGGTTCCTCCGTGGAGCTGA
- the sypa gene encoding synaptophysin a isoform X1 produces MDVVNQLVAQGQFRLLKLPLGFIKVLQWFFSIFAFSTCGSYSGMFRVSVECKNRTDSDLSIEVEFAYPFRLHQVYFDAPTCKSGDKERLFLVGDYSSSAEFFVTIGVFAFLYSMAAISIYVFFFDKYKENNKGPLIDLGVTGVFAFMWLVSSAAWAKGLSDVKTATDPDEVITLISACKSEETRCREVHDPVMSGLNTSVAFGFINLILWTGNLWFVFKETGIIAPFMRAPPPQDKPAAPEAYAQQGAYEQDPYASNQGGYQPEYNQQGYNQDAEYGQGYGQQGAPTSFSNQM; encoded by the exons ATGGACGTCGTAAATCAG ctCGTGGCTCAGGGTCAGTTCCGGCTCCTGAAGCTTCCACTGGGATTCATCAAGGTTCTACAATGG TTCTTCTCCATCTTTGCGTTCTCCACGTGTGGCAGTTACTCTGGGATGTTCCGTGTGTCAGTGGAGTGTAAGAACAGAACGGACAGTGACCTCAGCATCGAGGTGGAGTTTGCATATCCGTTCAG ACTTCACCAGGTTTACTTCGACGCTCCGACCTGTAAGAGCGGGGATAAGGAGCGTCTCTTCCTGGTCGGTGATTACTCATCCTCGGCCGAGTTCTTCGTCACCATCGGCGTCTTTGCCTTCCTTTACTCCATGGCGGCGATCAGCATCTACGTCTTCTTCTTTGACAAGtacaaggaaaacaacaagGGCCCGCTGATT GATCTGGGCGTGACTGGCGTCTTCGCCTTCATGTGGCTGGTCAGTTCAGCGGCGTGGGCCAAAGGTCTGTCCGACGTGAAGACGGCGACGGATCCAGACGAAGTCATCACGCTGATCTCGGCCTGCAAATCAGAGGAGACCCGGTGTCGCGAAGTCCACGACCCGGTCATGTCTGGACTCAACACCTCTGTT gcgTTTGGCTTCATCAACCTGATTCTGTGGACGGGAAACCTCTGGTTCGTCTTTAAGGAGACGGGTATCATCGCTCCCTTCATGCGGGCTCCGCCCCCTCAGGACAAGCCTGCTGCACCAGAAGCCTACGCCCAGCAGGGGGCTTACGAACAAGACCCTTACGCCAGCAACCAGGGCGGATACCAGCCGGAGTACAACCAGCAGGGATACAACCAG GACGCAGAGTATGGTCAGGGCTacggccagcagggggcgcccaCCTCCTTCTCCAACCAGATGTGA
- the pcsk1nl gene encoding proprotein convertase subtilisin/kexin type 1 inhibitor, like, giving the protein MASLGLLLLSTALIHTVQPLPAAYGGGRDLDVSVGGVRRQRPDLRKLLPYEDQMMSYPATLRGGRANNLYYQSDDWRGRGLEQALQRLVETDQRREREEEQRAEYLTALLRLLNEAQGLGLVGPGDVEVIEEEEDEEDDQGPPEDFQGPGPADYETSRGLSMGRPPAAWWGLLEPRLAQALLDRMEPELLERARQERLQQDGRGLGRGQTRDQDMLRYVVARILSSMGPKKITPVNSSPRARRDLSVTAVQPVGSAHRRTRRSLDDITPPSPSDDPPLLRVKRLEEEEEEEEEEKLRPPTAALQRMKRIDTMATSAAEELNHGSHRRRRRDAMTYDPQVLIDQIVEFIRE; this is encoded by the exons ATGGCGTCTCTCGGCCTCCTGCTCCTCAGCACCGCTCTCATCCACACCGTCCag CCTCTTCCTGCAGCTTATGGAGGGGGGCGTGACCTGGACGTGTCAGTAGGCGGAGTCAGACGCCAGCGTCCAGACCTTCGTAAGCTGCTGCCTTATGAGGACCAGATGATGTCATACCCGGCAACACTGAGAGGAGGCAGGGCCAACAATCTGTACTACCAATCAGATGACTGGAGGGGGAGAGGCTTGGAGCAGGCCTTGCAGCGATTGGTGGAGACTGACCAGAGACGGGAACgagaggaggagcagcgagCAG AGTACCTGACCGCTCTGCTCCGCCTCCTGAATGAAGCTCAGGGCCTAGGATTGGTCGGCCCTGGAGATGTGGAGGTgattgaggaagaggaggatgaggaggacgatCAGGGGCCTCCTGAGGACTTCCAGGGTCCAGGGCCCGCAGACTATGAGACTAGTCGCGGCCTGAGTATGGGGAGGCCCCCAGCCGCTTGGTGGGGCCTCCTGGAACCCCGTCTGGCGCAGGCCCTGCTGGACAG gatgGAGCCTGAGCTGctggagagagcgagacaggAGAGACTTCAGCAGGACGGACGAGGACTGGGACGAGGACAGACCCGAGACCAGGACATGCTCAGGT ACGTGGTTGCTAGAATACTGTCCAGCATGGGCCCGAAAAAAATCACCCCAGTGAACTCCAGTCCCAGGGCGAGGAGGGATCTGTCCGTCACTGCTGTCCAACCAGTTGGCTCCGCCCACAGGAGAACCCGCCGCTCCCTTGACGACATAACACCTCCATCACCGAGCGACGACCCCCCCCTCCTCAGGGTGAagagactggaggaggaggaggaggaggaggaagaggagaagctcCGCCCCCCCACTGCTGCACTGCAGAGGATGAAACGCATCGATACTATGGCAACCAGCGCTGCAGAAGAACTGAATCATGGGAGTCATAGGCGCCGGAGGAGAGACGCCATGACCTATGACCCCCAAGTACTGATCGACCAGATTGTAGAGTTCATCAGGGAGTGA
- the sypa gene encoding synaptophysin a isoform X2 yields the protein MDVVNQLVAQGQFRLLKLPLGFIKVLQWFFSIFAFSTCGSYSGMFRVSVECKNRTDSDLSIEVEFAYPFRLHQVYFDAPTCKSGDKERLFLVGDYSSSAEFFVTIGVFAFLYSMAAISIYVFFFDKYKENNKGPLIDLGVTGVFAFMWLVSSAAWAKGLSDVKTATDPDEVITLISACKSEETRCREVHDPVMSGLNTSVAFGFINLILWTGNLWFVFKETGIIAPFMRAPPPQDKPAAPEAYAQQGAYEQDPYASNQGGYQPEYNQQGYNQEASE from the exons ATGGACGTCGTAAATCAG ctCGTGGCTCAGGGTCAGTTCCGGCTCCTGAAGCTTCCACTGGGATTCATCAAGGTTCTACAATGG TTCTTCTCCATCTTTGCGTTCTCCACGTGTGGCAGTTACTCTGGGATGTTCCGTGTGTCAGTGGAGTGTAAGAACAGAACGGACAGTGACCTCAGCATCGAGGTGGAGTTTGCATATCCGTTCAG ACTTCACCAGGTTTACTTCGACGCTCCGACCTGTAAGAGCGGGGATAAGGAGCGTCTCTTCCTGGTCGGTGATTACTCATCCTCGGCCGAGTTCTTCGTCACCATCGGCGTCTTTGCCTTCCTTTACTCCATGGCGGCGATCAGCATCTACGTCTTCTTCTTTGACAAGtacaaggaaaacaacaagGGCCCGCTGATT GATCTGGGCGTGACTGGCGTCTTCGCCTTCATGTGGCTGGTCAGTTCAGCGGCGTGGGCCAAAGGTCTGTCCGACGTGAAGACGGCGACGGATCCAGACGAAGTCATCACGCTGATCTCGGCCTGCAAATCAGAGGAGACCCGGTGTCGCGAAGTCCACGACCCGGTCATGTCTGGACTCAACACCTCTGTT gcgTTTGGCTTCATCAACCTGATTCTGTGGACGGGAAACCTCTGGTTCGTCTTTAAGGAGACGGGTATCATCGCTCCCTTCATGCGGGCTCCGCCCCCTCAGGACAAGCCTGCTGCACCAGAAGCCTACGCCCAGCAGGGGGCTTACGAACAAGACCCTTACGCCAGCAACCAGGGCGGATACCAGCCGGAGTACAACCAGCAGGGATACAACCAG GAAGCGTCGGAGTGA